The genome window CATTTATTGAGAAGTCTTTTAAGTTTAAGTGTTTTCTTACCTAACCACAATTCACTCACCAGTTCAGACTTTTCCAAAAGACATTTATAGAGTTCACAGCCTTGTGTGGGCCTagggcagtttttttttttactgcctgACACCATCATCAAGGAATTAAATAAGAGGATCTTAGAGGTACATTTGAATTAACCTGGCTGTTTGCTACTTTGACACGAACTGCataatagaaaatgtgttattatcCAAGGATGTGCAAAGACACTTCTCCAGGGCAAAGCAGtggttttaaaacaaatcatttcacTTAAAGGTTCCACACAAGCAGCGGGCAGTTCATTTACTTAAGAAATATAATTGTTTTGTGGAATGTGAGACTGATTGAGATAGGATTGgacattgcttttttttttttttatagtcgTTTTATGTCTCATGGTAACATACTTCATAGTTTAAATTGAGTTGCAGTGAGATTCCATAAATCACATTATTAAATAATGCTCTTCAACCGCATAATAAAATCTTTACCTATTAAAAAGACTTGGATATGTTTAATGGAGATGTCATATaattttacagtacataaacaGCAGAGCAGGCCTGCACTCCTGAAACACCCATCTCTGCTGAGTGCAGTCTGGGTAATCATTAGCAATATGAATCTTACTACATCCAGACCGGTCTGGATTTGCTCAGAGTAGAGACAGAGCAGCTGTTTGGGCTCTTTAGTGTGTAGGTAATGTGACCAGAGGAGAGATCAGACATGGGCCAGATCATTAGATGAGACGATGGAGTCAATATTTGCACTACGCAGACATTTAGGGGAACCTATTAACCCCGTCTGAACCTGGGGTCTGTACGAAAAGcagagatttcttttttgtctctctccgTCCCAATGTTTAGGCATCTGAACATTCTCAGTGACAGGGTTAACTATCAGATGACACCATTTAGACCGACTGCGTACAAGTGAGGTTCATTAGTTCTTAAAGGTTTATACCAACAGGTTTAAAAGGCTTTCTGGTCTTGGTCCTGTGCAGCTTCCATTGTCCAGTTTATATCACATCTATAGTCTATAAAAGCCTAATTGAGGACTGTTACTCATACATGTTCACACATGAATTTACAGTTTGCATGCATTActatgtaataaaacatttaggagccattatttaaacattaatcaTACAGCAGACATTATTTTTCCAAGAAAACATTGGGGTGCTCTTACAACAACATATATTTACCTCAGGcaatttatttgttgttgacaAATGAGGATCAATTGAGTCAAAATAACCTGGGTTGTAGTTGTCTAAAGAGGacgaggcagagagaggaaacaggtCGTTACCTCCATTGCAAGCAACCAAAAGGGTTTTACTGCTGAGGAAGCAACTCACCAGAATGACCACAGAGTCAGATAGATAAGAAAGGTATCCTGTTATTGATTCTGAGTATCTGGTTGAGCAGATAGGGCCTGGGAACTGGCAACTTACTGTTATATGTGTAAGTCTGGAAACGTAAAGCTTTTAGCTGGTGTGTGCAGCAATCTGTCCAACCCTTTACTTGGGCTCTGGAGTGTTTGCTAAAGGTGTAATTCTAGCTTTCCTTATTCCAGCCTTCAGCAGCCACCAGGACTCTGATCATTAGTCACCAGAGAAGGGCGTCCAGGATGGgaagacaaacaaagacacCCACTGCATACACCTCCAGCTTGGCTGATTTGAACTCGACATCTAATCAGAAATCTACAGGGTCTGACCAGGGTCAGTGAGGTTGAAACAACACAGCTACTTCAGTTTGACCCCCTGATAAGGTCCCGACCACCATCATTCATATGATCTGCCAGCAGATATCACATCTACCATTAAAGCTTGGTTAGCCACTGACTGATGACTAGCTGTAATTGGGTCtatgtttatatgtatgttTGCATGAATGTAACTAACAATCTCTATCCAGCATCTGTCTATCTCTGGGGTTCTGGATTACCTAAAGAGACCTAAAGACAAAGTCGCAATGCGttgaaaaaaataactaaagaaaGCTAAATACCAGAGCTTGTGCCAAAATGGTGTAGTGAGTTAGCTTACACTGATTTGACTTACATGGAATAATTATTGTACAATAATGTAGATTTTTTTCTATACAGTCACATGCTAAAACTGCCTTACTCTGCGCAATCAAGCAGTTGCCTGGTATTTATCAAAAAACTCAACTCAAAGGACCCATTTGCCATGTGCAAAAATCGAACACTTCTTGTGTCTTCATTTTGGGGATCGCTCCTTCATTTATGTGTAAAGAGAAACCCTTTACTCTCGACGGTGTCATGTTTTCAAATCACTTTTGCGCCACTTTGTGTGTAATTGCCCCCATGTGCCTACATGTGCAAGCTCTCACAAGCTCCTTCAAATTATCTGCATATTTTCATCTCCAACTCAAATATGGGAAGCGCATTTGAAGCCCATAAATGGATCAGCAGCCGTGCAACCGCTGCACCACGTTTCCCCACAGTGATGCATCTCTGCACTGTCACACTGCTCTCTAATTTGGAGGAGTGTTGCTCGGGCCTGAAACACCAGAGCGTGGCAAGACACTCTCCGATTCACTGTTGTataattaaaagagaaatgtttgcCTCAGTAGCCTCATCACACCCGTATAGAAACCCTTGTTTGCCACTAGTGTTAGATTAGAAGGTCTTTGTTTCTGGCTCGTAGCCATCAGCTTTTGAGTGTGTCTCAagtgcatacagtatatgtggtGCATCTGTGTGAaaaactgacacacagacatatgGAGGGAACTATTGAGGCACCAAATGTTAGTATCACTTCCCAGATTCCTCCCCTGTATTTATGGAACCAGATTTAATGTGTGCCAAAATAGCATTGAATAAttgattttttcttcttcttttttttttataattcaacCACTTCTCTTCTTGCTCAACAGTAATGATGGGCTGAGTCTTGCTGCTGGCACTAAATGTTTAATGACatactgttttaattaaatctacAGTTGCAGGACCAGTGTTTTGTATCAAATATTAGTGGGGGTCGCTTGGGATGAGTGAATGCACATCGCACCACAGCTTTTAAACTTGAATCTTaaacttcacttttttttttctcaagacCATAGGCAATGTTGGTGTTTTGCATCCAGTATATGACGACTAAAGAGCATGAAGTACAGGTTATTTAGTTATCGATGGATGCAATTCACACTCATTATTTAGGCAGAATGTATTAACAGTATATTCTGTATTGGTGTGTGGGTAgagtactgtacatgtgtgtagaTGTGCAAACACATATGTCCAGCTGTTTGGTAGCTCTgggtaaacagagagagagacaaaaagtaTTCTCTTTTGAAAAGGATACCACTGTTATTGTCATCTTAATCCTATATATCTTTTTGTCCCCTGTGAGTTTAAGGTAGTTTCAGGCAGGAAGTGGAGCTAGGAGATTCCTGGGAATGTCGGGGGTCTTAGGCGTATGGTGGTGGCAGGATTTAACGGCAGGGGTCATGGGTCAAAGGTGCCTCCAGGTTCCACATGTGCAACTTCACCCAGATCCTGTTTGGGCTGCTGTCAAAGTGGGCAGCCAGCCGCACTCTAATGTGTATTAGCAAGACaaagggggaggagaggggcgGGCACAAGATGGGCTTTGATTTCTCTGAGATTTATGGGTGTGATGAAAACAGCCTTGAATAAAGAGGGCTTGGCCATTTTCTCAATCGGTTAGTTACATCTGAAGGCTCCAGGGTTTGTTCCGGGAGACAGACACCCTGGATAAAATGGCAACAAatcaaaagagaaagagaagaggagtACTGCAGCTTCCTCTGAAGTTCTCACATGTCCCATTCAGGGACCCATCAGCTGGCTAAAGCCTATTATATGTGCTGCTTCACAACCATTATGCCTCGCCAGAGAAATTCCCAACCGTACACTGTGGAAATGATCCTGATGCGTTCCTGGGATACCAAGAAAGCACTTGGTGCCCACATGTAAATGTCCTTGGCTGTTGTTTTGTAATGGTTTAACTCTATCATGGGTCAGACATGTCAGTGAGATATCCTGGTCTTTATCAACTACTGTAGTTAAAAGGTGTTGATATTTGTAAAGAACCCAACAAAATTATCAAGTATATAGTCGTTAGGGTTCCTTCCTCTGAGTCCCATTTCCCTTGTTCTGCATGTCCTGCAGTAAATATTCAATGTCCCACAGTGACAACCCCCCTCCCGCACCTTTAACCAGCGATAAATAATCTTTAAGGTTAACTATGTTTGAAATGGAGCTGTGAGGCCATTATAGGCCTCTGGAGTTTTCTTGACATCTCCAGTATGTTATCTGTGTGCCCGGGGACTTTTACCAGAGCAGCATTAACTGGCCTCGCTTCTTGTGGCAGGACTGATGAAGTTGGGAAGAGCTCTTGTAACCAGAAAAACTGAGAATGAGATTTGAATGCCCTCTGTGCATGCTCAGCAGCCACAATGAGTTGTTGTACAAAATGCATCCAGGTTGCACAGGACGTGACATGTGTTCGTGTGCGACTGGAGACTTCCGTTTGCCTGCATACTGTCTCGCAGGTGTGCGCGTGCACATATGACTGTGTGCACAGATGGCGTTGGGTATCGTGTAAACTAATGGTAATTGCACCGTGGTGTAGCTGCTGGTGTGGAAATGTAGAGTTGATGTGAAGTAGAAGACATTTTTTAACTTCTTTTGATCAAAGGCAGAATCCTATTTCAATAATCCACTGTGTTGCCAACTTCtgagagggagcaggagaggagattAGTGTCATGTTACTCTAGTATTTTACATACTTTAGACGAGAGAAAGTATCTTTGTCAGTATGGGAGAAACCATTATATATTCTATATAGTCAGTAATACAGTTCTAAAACATCCCCCACCTCTTTTACATTGAAACACTTTTCAAGAGTCAAGAGTTAATGACGTTACAAATGTGTGTTAGTGTCACCATCTAGTGGAATTATTAGTAATTGGTTCCTGTATTTTCTGACCATGAGCACCTATGGATTCATTGCCTAACTGATCAATGTCAAGTTCAAAGGATATGATAGAGAGTCATAAATTGTACTTGGATTGTAAGTGCCATAACTATGCTGATACTATTTTTCTTGTGTAGGTATAAACAGAGTTGCTGGGGtcctttgttgcatgtcatttctctttctcctcatgttTCCTACCTGCCTCTTGACTTTCAAAACAAATCTGGGGCTAAAATGCCCAAAAAACAAttgggaaaaataaatgaattaattaaatacaaatcaatGTCGATACTCTACAAAACTACATACCAGTCATTGATCCAACCATGTCTGAATTTTCGTTTTCCTTTCCTCACGGAGATGCTGCCGAGGCATTTTTTCCTAAACCGCATTTAACTGTATTCTTTGATTTATGCTGTTTTGCTCTACGTGGTGCCAAGTTTCCAGGAGTTGATAAGCATGTTTTCAGACTGTAGCCAGATGGTGCTATTTGTGTGTCTATGGTTTGTGTCTTTACCATCTGCATGTTGGCAAAGAGTAATGAAAAGGTACATGAAAAAGCAATTTCAGTAATTGTTCTGAGCAATCATTTAATTAGTCTTTGTGCGCATGTTATAAAAACtgtgatgtttacattttaaaagcttttctttccttgttAGTTTGATTCGTACTATTTAACTCACTGAGACACCCAACtatactgtaataaataacatgGCGCcatattcaatttatttatctTGTTAAAAATTTGCTAGATAAGGAACAGTAAGATCTACACTATATTACCCAATACCTGTGTTAAATGTTGTTCATGGCTCCATCAAGTGGGACAATGAAGCTACTACAAGGAGCCTTGCTTTGCTGAGGGTCAGCTTTCCACTATCCAGTCATTTGCTAGTCCCATCGTACCACACCCTATAATAGTTCATCTAGCAAATATTCAGAGTTAGCCCTCTGGTCAAGACATATCACTTTAGTCATTGTGGTtcagttgatttctgtttttaaaaatcaatgcaGGCTACCTGAACTTCTTATCACTGAGCAGaatgcatttcaaaaatgtttatttagaagaatactgacaaaaaaaatgcaaactTAGGTTTGTACAAAGCAGATTAATCACAGGACAGTACAATTTAGCAACAAAAAGGAGGCTATACATTTCAAGAATAGTAGAAAAAGCACCACCATTTTTCAAAACTACATTACaaaatttcaaacattttatttgacataTCAAGTATAATGATAATTCAGAAAACACTTACTGAGTTTATTAACACttcatattgttatttttctacTTCTGAAGACTTACTAATTTCCTTCAAGAAGAACAGGGTTAATCTGAATAAGGCACATTGTAGAGAAtttcaaagtcaaataaaaaataaaaaaaaagtctggaaGTTGAAGCGACATCTCTTTGGCACAGCTGCATGATTTGTGAGAGACACGAGCTCTAACACGAAAAGAGCAAGACAAAATGTTAACTTGACAACACTATGTAcacaaaatgtatgtaaaatgttataaatatgtCTAAAAACCACAGACACTATGTACATCTTTGTACTGAAGGAAGGCAGGATTAGGTCGTTGATGTTACACATAATGGATCTGTGGAAGTCGGGTGCCAGATTACAACAAAAGTCAACATGTCACCAACGCATTTCTAAACACAATGTCGAAGATGTGTTTTGTTACATTTCACATAGCAAACAGGTTTCTTTGAGCATGTGATGGGAACATAACGGATACTGAAATACAGcaaagagcaagagagaaatCCCCGTTCTGCAACAAATGTCTCCTTCTTGTGTTTACAATTGTTAGTGACACCTGCAATTTTGTTGTAGTGTTGGAATGTCAGTCTATGGTTTGTAGGCAGTAGGCACAGTGCGATGTTGTGGTAAGGGATGTCATAGCtacccctcctctctcctcctctgcttcttctctcattcttttttcCTCAGGACGATATAAATAAGGCCACTGATGAGGCAGAGAGGGAACGCTACCCAGGCCAGCACGTAGGCGTAGCCGAACTGTGCGTTGGAATCATTTTCGGGTCTCACAGTGTAGATGATCGCTGCACACATCACGAACAAACCtaggagagatgaggagaaaagtGAGGAGGGGTTGAagcaatatataaatatatatataaataaataaataaaaagttcagATGATCTCACTGCTCCACCCAAATCTGTTCAAGCTGTGACCTGTCACAGTGTGATGAAGTCATACTTACTTGCCAAGATCTGGAAGATGGCGGTGAAGAAGAAGCGTCCGCCCTTGACCAGCTTGAAAAGCTGATACACGAATGCAATGagggagaagaagcagaagagcaGGGACAGGATCATGAGGGCTTGCACCGCCTGGATCCAGtctggacaaaaataaatgaaggacATCGTGAGTGCAAACACATTTAGGATTTTCATGCAAGAGGCAATTCATTCACAATATACAGTCGGTTTCTGATGGATGCTGACAAACCTTCATTGCTGGATGGCCCACAGTGGTAGCCTTTGCTATTTGTCTGGCAATTGTACCATAGCTCTTTGCTCCACTCCCCATTTACAGACCAGGCCTggtaaacacaacaacacagactttTAATTACGCTGCAGCATCCAAAGCACGAGTACAAGCCTAGGGCCATAATATCCAACAGTAATAATAGTTAATGGCCAAGCAATTAAACCGGTGCTAGTTTATTCTGTTAATGTCCTTTTCCTATTATCGCttttacacaaattaaaaagaacTATCTGTGTGACAGGACAACTTACACTGGCTGCTGTTGACACAATTAGAAGAATGAGAACGATGAGGTGCAAGATGAGCACTCCAAGCAGGATGAGCAGCATTTTCCAAGTGGATCTAAAAGGacacagaagacaaaacagGTCAAATCAAACTTGCTTGCTGAGTCGTGCAGCGCTGCGTTGCTTCACCTCGACGCCAGGTGGCGCCATTTTCCTGACTTCAGCTCCAACCGCAATGTTTACCTCGACGTGAAAGTATCCCCTTACATTCAAACgtagagggaaagaaagaacgaaagaaagaaagaagggacTGTAATTCCTTCCTGATGGTGCAGGAAGGGTCCATTTGTGAGTTTAAAGCCAAGACTGCACTGATGGAACAAAATCGATCCTCAGCCTTTAACAAATGCACACATCCCAACACGGCTGTATTAAAACTGGCgagttatttacatttaaatgcacgTAGAGCGTGTTTGCAACGTAGAATGAAAAGGCTCTAAAAAGCAGGAGTGATTAAGAAAGAGCACGACTAATCAATGCAGGCTGCACAAGACGCAAACTCGACCCAGCTGCATGGAAAACATTCCAGCGTAATGCCGCCATGTGGGAGCCTCGATCCGAAGCTTTTCGTTTCCTGGTGTGAGGATTTAAACCTAAAAAGAGCTCAGGGCAGGTGACTCGGCAACAGAGTTTACGGGGTAAGTTTAAAGTTCGCGTTATAATTCAAATCCAAGCTCGTTCAAGTCCTGCGTAAAAGTCCTGCtgtgatggggaaaaaaaaagtcatggaAAAAGTTTGTTCAGTGACTAAAACCAAAAAGCAAAACGCACCAACACAGTCCCACTTACAAAAAGATAAAGTTTCCGTGGAAAGGGAGTTCTCAAGTGAGGAGTTGAGAAAGTAGCACCGAGcttctcctgcttctctctgACTCTCCGTGTAGCTACTATTCCAGATGTGGCTCACACCCCAGTCAGTGAGAACACCGCCCTGCAGGCC of Anabas testudineus chromosome 8, fAnaTes1.2, whole genome shotgun sequence contains these proteins:
- the pmp22a gene encoding peripheral myelin protein 22a; translated protein: MLLILLGVLILHLIVLILLIVSTAASAWSVNGEWSKELWYNCQTNSKGYHCGPSSNEDWIQAVQALMILSLLFCFFSLIAFVYQLFKLVKGGRFFFTAIFQILASLFVMCAAIIYTVRPENDSNAQFGYAYVLAWVAFPLCLISGLIYIVLRKKE